ccctcctccccccaaataatctaaataaatggttgccaaaaacaaaatgaaaagttcctggaaaaaaaaaaagaagaaaaaaatctaaTGGAACGCTTGTTTACCGTATACCCACATGTAAAAGGGCCCGTTGCAAGTAAAACATCACTTGTTATAGCGTAAAGGATAAAACAGCTATATACTTGACTAGACTGCCAAAAACGCTAAATGACAGACTCAAACAATAATCACAGGTTGTCGTTTATACTTCCACTGCAAAACCAAAAACAAAGCTTCACTACCCATTTAGCTTCTACAATCCTTCGAAAGCTTTTGTCGTTGtctcacttctgataatttgtgAGAACAGTAACCAGAATTCAAGATTCggctgttgcaaaatatttggttagtttcaaATATTCGAAAATACTGGATAGCTCCTTTTCGAATACGGATATGCGAATAGTTAGTGTTCGATTGCTCTTCGAATATTCGCCTAtccctaataataataaaaaatgagcGCCGCAAAAAGACTTCCAATATAAGCGCCACCGTACGTACTGTATATGGAACGAAAGTTTCCACCACCAGCATAAGTATAACAAAGTATAAATGTGTCGCAGAACTATACAGTATGTAAATGAAGAAGGCAAACGAGTTACATCCACTTGACAATCTTGCGACACGTACGACACAGAGAAAACTGGAATGGTCGGTCAACGCGTGAGTCATAGGATAGAAATTTTCTTACTCGCACAACTACGTTACACGTACTTACGTGGCAAGCTGTCTATAACTCGCAGTTAGGCGTGCGGTTTTCGTAATTTGATATTCTTTTGACAAAAAACTTAACGTGACACTCTAATCACGAGCGTCCGATATATTCTTGATTCTTCTATATTCTTCTTGGTTCCTCGTATATTCACTAAATGATTACGGATTACGCAAATTTAAGTGTGCGCACGCTAGCTGCACTAAAGAAGCATGCCGTTTTGCTCTTACATCGGCTAATGCAACACATACAATATAAGTTAAGAACTCGCATAATGGGCGTGGTACAGTACGTAATGCAGATACATGCTATAAAAATAACGCACACTGACAAGTCGCAGAAAGGAGCAGACACATATGAGTAGTGGGGAAAAAAATTTACTGAGGGATCTGAGACATGTGAATACAAACACACTATTATAGACTACCAGAACATAACTCTGTATACAGCTTTCACTATATAGCACCTTCCGATGTAGGTGTTGGGTATGCCTGTTTCGGCCTTTCAACGTCGCGTCTTTTTGCGCTGTTTTGGCAGTTAAGAACTTCCACAGATGTGACAGAGTCACGAAAATAAAGGCACATttagtgttaaaaaaaaaaaaaaacgaagtgcgatttctttttttcagacgTACCTGAAATAATTTAAAAGAAGAAGCAAGAAAAGAATATGATAATGTATCATTTGTCGCAATTTATCATGAATGCTTTTTGCGTTTCACTTTCCACATTCTAGTTGTTAACGTAATATATCTTGCAAAATTTTGTACGTAGCAATTGGGTCCTGCGAACAAGCTGTTCATTCAGAATCATTCTTTGACTAGCTGCATGCCAAATTTGCGCGGAATTTCTTTTCGCGACACCCGAGGACCACGAACATTTGCCACCGATACGTGAAGCCCTTGCAAGCCTGCTGTGGGAGCGTTGACCATTATTCATCCGTGCTCTTGACCACTCGCGTAAATCGGGCGTGGTCGCTTCGAGTGAATGGCGTGCTGATTTCCTTTCGGTTCCTCTTGCACTACGGGATTGTCAGCGATAAAAACTAACGCAACCCAATTACCtctaaaaatcgcattgcgacgcgtgtgACTGCGCTGATTTTTTTCCGCTTCAGTCGCCTCACGTGAAACAGGCTTTACAGGAAACAAATATTTCCGCTGTGCTTTCTTCAGCTTCAGTGATAGACTGTTGAATTCTTTGAAAGTAACTGCGCTTAACCAACCGCGCTCACATCGCGAAACATCAAGTTAAGTCATTTGACATGCCCTGACAGTAGTATTTAGTTGGTGGTCTCGCCGATCACCGTGCAAGCGCCGGTGGCATGCTCCGATCACTGCCGACGCCGCTACATTTCCACGTCTTGCCGAGTGCAACAACGGTGATCATCACCTTAGTTCCTTGGTCTGCACTGTGCTACCGCGGCGTGCAGACATCCGCGCGCATTAGAGTTACTGCATTTGCTACCAAAGGACCTTTGGTAGCATACGCAGTAAATCTAGCGCGTATCAGGTATGCACGCAACATGTGGGACTACTTCCTGCGATAATCTTGCATGTGAGAGAGGCAAGAGCTAGGAGGTAACTTTCGTCATCACTCATCTGAAAAACCTCAGCGGGAAATTCGCTCGTTGAAAACTGGCTACCTTGTTCGTGCTTTATTGTGTtgaacacacacatatatatatatatatatatatatatatatatatatatatatataattcacttTTTCTCAGCCATTTAAATTATTGTTGTCTTGTCTGGGCTACCACTTCGGAAACAAATATCAACAGGTTGTACATACTGTAAAAGAAGGCTCTTCGCGCTATTTGTAATAAACCATATGATTTCCCTTcagcttatttatttcataaacttAAGACACCGAAAGTACAGGCCCTTTTAAAGTATCGTCTAGTGCTTGCGTATAAAAATGAACAGAAAAGAAACATAAACCACATTACTTTTATGGCTAACTTGAAGCTACACGAAACCCCATACAGTACAAGAAAGCCAGAGTACTGGCACGTACCACAATCGCGCACTAAATATGGATCACAAATGCTGCGCTCCAGGCTACCTCGCTTACTAAATGATCTTATTGTTAACAAAATTGATATTGTGTCTTGTTCTCTTCCCAATATTCTTGACTTTTTCTATCATATGTGAGTTGTACATTGCCTATATGCTTATCAAGTGCAGTGAGATTTTGTGAGGTTTTGCACAAAATCTCttacttttgtttctgttttctttttgcttttgttttttctcgcCCGGTTTGCGATCTCGTATGCATGATATGTTGTAGTGCTTCAATTGTAAGTACTTGAGAAAACTGTATTTCCGCTCTGCTGCTCCTTATTATTTTACGGGTTtttggggctggtcaagctgctacgagcagcttttttcccgactttacccccgcaaggctgtatttacttttttgtggaaataaagcatacatacatacatacatacatacatacatacatacatacctacatttCGTTTCTTCTTTCAATAGTTCAAGATATCCCGCGCAAGAAAAACATGAATAAGTATTAGTCATCGCCAAAGGATGGCGCCACTAGTGCAATCCGCTGACGTTTGCCCTTCCTCCTCCTCTCTGAAACGGATACAGCGGATGCTACTCAAAGGCATGGTTTCCGCTGCGGGATCGTGCGATCGTCTTTCCGAACCGTACTCAATTTGATTACTGGCGTTCGCATGAGCGGCGTCACTTGCTTCTGAGACGCTTGGCAACACCCACAATGAGGCTTTCACACGTAAGTCGATTGTTTCTAGTCGTGCGAGCGACGAATACGAAGTTAGCGAAACTTTTAAAACTTTTTTCCGTAACTGTGCCGGACGCATGATTCAACGTTGTTTGCTTCATTCACTTCAGGCGTGGTTCCTTTTCGTCGCTCATTGGGCATCCGCTGCGTCGGTGAGTACATGGGCGTGTAGTTTGTGAGCACTGCGTTATTCACTCGTGTTTATTAGCGATTTTCTCACGAGCGTACTTCGTACTACGTTAGAGAAGTGTGGTCTTCTGTCTGAAACATATGTCGCTTTGGTGTCACAATGAGGGAAGCACTCAAATGAGCTTTCTTCCCTTGGTACAGGTGCCGGTTAAAGATGACTTCTCAGGTAAACACtcagttttcctttctttctttgcctTTCGAACTGTTTAAAATGACTTGTCTGTTATGTAGGTTTCTTCAGTTGCATGAGCGCAAAGTTGCCGCCGTTTAGAATGAGTTAATCCGCTTTCCCGCCTCTCAGACAGTCAGCTGGACATCTGCGCCGCTGTGATATGCCGGCCTGGGCGAGTGTGCCGGATATTGGACAACGGCCTTGCGTCATGCCAATGTGTTCAGCACTGCCCTTCCCACTACAAGCCTGTGTGCGGCACCAACGGAGTGACGTACGACAACCACTGCCTACTTCACAAAGATGCATGCGTCTGGCAGAAACACATATCCATCAAGCACAAGGGAATCTGCAAAAAATGTGAGCATTTCTGGTATCACACGAACTTTGAAGATGTTAATTGCAGTACTGTGTTTTGTCCCATATGAAGAATAAAGGTGTTCCATAACACGAACTTTTTAAATGGAATGATTATTCACTTGACATTATTAATTGAATAGTAATTGATGCTAGTGTTGAAACAAGTGCTTGTCCTGTAAGATCAACTCAACCTGTTGAAGCCTATACAAACACAAGCAAGCAGGTATTCTTTCTGAAGAAGATTTACGAAATCATAGGCAAGGCTTTAGAGGTATCACGCTGTTACCGAAAATGTCTAGCCTGTAAAGTTTAATTTCAAACTTTTTCCTTCTAGCCAAAGCCAAGCATCCTCATCACAAGTATCACCAGAAACCAGGTAACATTCTTGAATCACCAGCTTATTTAATTTTTCGGGATTTATTCTTGATTGCGTGGAAAATGATGCTAGTGGAAGGCATGAAAATGAACGACTTCACAtttttgcaagaaagaaaaatttaTGTAAAAACACTTCAAATGCAGAACATAATTTAAAATTCAACAGAACCCATCAcatgatgactgtcgacgttaatgcatgtagcattgaatcaatatagtgacacaacATATTGCCTCCAAcgaaacgagttatgcatgaggcgGTGTTcagcagcgggactcctcttttgCGCTTTCCTAAAGCACTCTGCGCCATCTAGCACCGTTGCTGCAAAGCTTGCACGCGGCCTCAGAAATGCATGGCACACTGGTGTGTGTGAATGCTTAGAAACACATCATGTGGCAACCAGGCTCCTCTCGCGCACTTTTTTCTGAAAACGTTGCACCATCTAGTGGACTGCAGAGAAGTTTGCGCGTGGCTTTCGGGACATGAAGCGTGGCACGCAGTTGcctgcgaatgctgagaattgttccgtCGCTTCCTGCACACCCAATggtacagacgtgagcagccttgtcttgAACGCGGCAACAGCGGCTTctggggctctccggagccagccagcgacgtctaacggtaggtgctgggcacgtttgggcccagcaCCTCAGATCATAATACATCAGATCATGGCAGAATAAGCAGTTTGCCATGCAGGACAGCTTGGTAGCTTTCTGTAAGCGAGCGAGGCTGGAGTTTAATCATGTGGTCCAAATGACACTAATTCATTTTTCTGAGACTGTgcttagtctgtgcttatcctaTATGTTCATATTTAAAATTAATAAAACACGTAAAGCTTGTTGGTTATCTTTCTCTCATAAGAATTCCAGCACTCTTTTCCCGAATAAAAATGTAGTACTTATGAATCACCAACAGCTTTATCAGAAAGTAACCTCTCTGTAGCAGAGGTACGCATACAGTGCGGTCACTGAATCTGAAAGGTGCCGTCTTTTCTCGTTTTAGTTGTTTGCTTCCAACATGAAAGGGATCGTATTCGAAGGCACTTTGTGGAACTTCTGGAATCTAAGGTAAGCGATTGTGTCACCCAAGCAGTGACATTACCCGTGGCTGCTTTTGTTGAATGTTACCATCCGTTGCTTATACACTTCCACTAAAAAAAATTACAACCAAAGCACTAGCGATGTTGGTGTGATTCTTTCTTCTTTGTATCTGCACCCAATGCCTTCAGTCTCCAGGTGTCTTAATTAAAAAAGCAAAAGCTTGGTTCATCAACTTACTTAAGAACATTACACGAATTTGCTGCCCTTTTGACTTGGGTTACTTagaggggccctgaaccactcctcgggtttggtgaaataacatagtccgcgggcaGCATACACTACTGTGaccatctcagccaagttttgctttCGTACGTGGTACGTAGAGCTCGCAAGCagagtgcgaagtcacctttctctcaaacgatctcgtttcaacagaagtcatgatcctcactcttttctgtgtgctttattccgaataaagcacattccaatacatGGCTGCTATTGGTCACTGTGGTTGGCTACATTACGGGGTACCGGCACGAGTCCACTGGCTCGGCACAGTgtggcttgctgaggacaaccgcgtttcaCTTACGTTTAgagcgtcgtaggcaccaaaataggGAATTCATGACGTCTAtattaacatccaaaatgaaatctgaactgcgcgccacggtgtcATTGCAAAGGCAAAGCCTTGTGGCCACACCCCACCTCACCGTAGCCTTCGctgtgcaaggcattgaaggaggaagggggagcacagccaaggccgtgtttgattgccaataactcctcttttgctgaatgcattgaattacttttttcggcaaagtatttctgaaatagtgttttttcacttcaaatgtctttctctacttagataaaaagtggttcagggccccttcagAAGCCTATCTTTTGACCTCTAGTGTAGTGGTGTATTTTTGACTTAATTTGGTAAAACTGTACGGGCACACATGCTCATAAGTGTTTATGTTGGTTTTCATCATAACTTTCCTTGTTTAGGTGTGGTCATAAGAACTGAGTTAACCTCAGTCTTAGCAGCTGGTGGCTAATTGCACATGCTAATTAACCTGCTCATGACATATAAGTACACATAACTCATCTTGTTTTAATCAAATATTGTACCATATTCCCCTGCTTTGGAAAACATTTCATTGTGCTGCCATTTTTTGCATGTCTTTATGCATGTCCGCCTAATACGTTGTACTAAATTTTAATGCTTTATTTCTTGCCACCAGGTTTCACATGACAGGCACTACCCAAGGGTTGTGGATGATGTTTTTGACAGCTGTGACCATGATGCTGATGATTTCCTCAGCACACACGAGCTTTCAAAGTGTGTGCGGCGAAACAACACAATGTTCCATTCGTGGCTGAAGCACAGAGGGGAACTGGCAGCGTAAGTCGCTGCCCTTTATCTAAAGCTCTACTTGTTGCATAGCTGCCATGATTAACACTAGTAGGAACACTTTGGTAAGAACAATTCACCCATTCTGGTTTGCATTTTGTTTTGGCATCACAAATGTAATTTTGCGCATCTCAGTGAGAAAAACATTAAAAAGACTCAGTGTAGTTTATTATCTATTGAAGCCTTCTGTCACACTGTGCATATTGTAGGCAGCTTGTGAAATCTCAAGTTCCTAAATTCGCAGTACAAAGTGCATTAATTATGGTCACAAATTATTTGTTGGCTGTTTGCTTGGCCCTCTGTGTCCTGTAGGCGGGCTTAGGTGTGCAGCTGAGATGCCCAATTGCTGTGTCGCAATGTGTGGACATTTACAAATTATCAGGAAAAGCCAGTGGTATGCAGCACCAAGATTACATAAATTATGTAACCTTTATAtgaaaatgttacggggaaaaggaataagaaatgtatttacagtgtatttacaagactggcagcggctgacaagatcatagtaagcacgcgaagtcccgagcttcgttttcttcaagtgctctcaaaacgtcttcttcatcgctctgtcacatatATTTAACACCTTAGTACTGGTAATATATTGTTAATAGCTGCTATGTAGTAAGAATTGAGCATCTGTGATGGTTTTCGCGTGTTGATGTGAGCAGTGTCTGCACCTTTAGATCATATGTTTAGGCCACTAACACACCCATCTGGCACTTTTGACAAAATTTTGTCAGAgaccttcctttttgtttatagCACTTTAGCACTTCACATTATATAGATGTCATGGTTGGTGTAACTGCATGTTTTGGTTTGAGTAGAAGGTTAACATATGTTCATCTAGAATCATTTATTGAAAAGTGTTGAAagctttcattaaaaaaaaacaaaaaaaaaaaacaactttaccTTCACAATTGCTGGAATCAtgcatttccttttattttttttttttcttatagaaCCCTCTGTGTTGATGCCATGGTTGAGGTTGCAGACAAGAACTCAGATTGGCTGCTTTCTCGACGAGAGTTTCAGAGCTTCATGCGGCCATCTTATCGCCCACCTATCAAGAGTAAGCATTTCCTACGAAATGAACATGTAACTCTACACTTATATGTTGTCTTAGGTTTTGAACATGCTAATTCTAGTTCTAATTGAGAGCACTTGTGTCAATTAGCCCATCAGTGATGTGCAGTGCAGTTGCGGATTTCTTATTAATAATAGGCCATGTGGTTCATTATTGAAAGCCTGTTCAAGGTTTTTCAAAGCAAGTCGTTCATCCATAATTGCCTTTCCTGTGCCATTGAGATGGCACTTCGGCTTCTATTTGATGCTCAACAACAGATGCCTGCCACAAAACATTACACTGTTTGCTATACAGCAGTGGCTTGGTACATTTAAAGAATCTATGGAGACAAAACATTTAGCATACATTCGTTGAATGGAAAATCACCACCTCAAACGAAATGTTGTGCCAGCCATTATGCTCTTCTCGTTTTATTAAAGCTTTACAGCTACGGGTAGTACCCACTGCGATAGCTCAATGGGTGTGGCTTTGAACTGCTGAGCTCAACGTCACAGGTTCAGTCCCAGctgtggtggccgcattccgatgggggctgAATGCAAAGATGCTCGTGTACTTTAGGTACTTGTTGTGTACATTAGGTACTTGTTGCAGAACACCATGTAGCTAAAAGCAATCTGGAGTTACCCACTACTACAGGCATGTGCCCTCCCCCCTCCAAAAATTTGCATACCAAGGATACCTGGCATAAAATGGCATGCCACAACAGCCGTCTGCCCCGCCCTCCTACCCTGGCCAAGTGGGTGCCCCTTAcccccgaaaaaatttctggctacagGCACCGACTTCGCAAGACTTCTCTTCCTCTCAGGCAACTTTTGTTGCTTATATCCTTCGATGGAAGGTGCACACGAAGCCCCTTCCTACCGTAAAAGAACCGAACATACATTCCCTGCCTATAAGCAAGGCACTTTTCAGGTCATTGGACAACATGTAGCTACAGCCATCAAGTACTCCAAATGCTGAATGTATCAAATTCGCGACATACCATAGCCAAAGCGGTAATGCAAAAATTAACTGCATCCTCAAGCTCGCTGCATACTGTTGTGACTTCGGGGTGGAGGACGATAGACGGACTCTttcagcagacgaagaagaaacgaaaagctttatacaatatttacagatagtgggcaatagcgtacatgtagctgtaagagcgcatcagaccgactgggtggctggtggcgactctctggcttaacaatgggccggttcctccttaaatccccttggcagCAGCTCCTCGTCGACacgaggaagaggggacggttgctgacgtcactcgcgtcgcattgtgtcgtcgcgtccccctggcgactcgtcgacaggacccgagggacgggtggcgatgatggccggggctgcttgcacgtcggcaggacacagatggggcagttgccgaggtccccccgcgccgtattgtgtcgtcgcatccccttggcgactcgttgacaggatccagacggggcggttgctgagccACCCGCGTCGCATTATGTCGccgcgtcccgttggcgactagtcggcaggaccgagagggacgggtggcgatgaaggcaggtgctatggcacaacagcacccccgccgccagacaatgcatccagaggtcgagctgtccgacgcagctcggaagattggatgcgctGGTTGAGCGACGTCTAGGATGGTTtggaggtatcggctctgccgcttttcccgccggtggtcttttatgctgctcggtcctgataatgtccactggaacgaccg
This Dermacentor silvarum isolate Dsil-2018 chromosome 6, BIME_Dsil_1.4, whole genome shotgun sequence DNA region includes the following protein-coding sequences:
- the LOC119455643 gene encoding follistatin-related protein 1-like, with amino-acid sequence MRLSHAWFLFVAHWASAASVPVKDDFSDSQLDICAAVICRPGRVCRILDNGLASCQCVQHCPSHYKPVCGTNGVTYDNHCLLHKDACVWQKHISIKHKGICKKSKAKHPHHKYHQKPVVCFQHERDRIRRHFVELLESKVSHDRHYPRVVDDVFDSCDHDADDFLSTHELSKCVRRNNTMFHSWLKHRGELAATLCVDAMVEVADKNSDWLLSRREFQSFMRPSYRPPIKSCPLEDRYYKDGDEIMIDCSNCVCAGGNWSCASFPCELKAPKHKKGHHHKKNNNISD